In Scophthalmus maximus strain ysfricsl-2021 chromosome 21, ASM2237912v1, whole genome shotgun sequence, one genomic interval encodes:
- the lipib gene encoding lipase member H isoform X3 encodes MLPRRLLGLLGLFALCEGQEESGEGEPCDNFTDLNLSHCLMGTSLYVRLLLYTRSNLDCGREVDHHHPSSQPLFNLSRPTAFVIHGYRPTGAPPIWIDHVVRLLAEQDDMNVIVVDWNKGAANLNYFTAVTYTREAAHNLTGFIMTMEEEGASLSSVHLLGVSLGAHLAGFVGANLKGKIGRITGLDPAGPMFTSATPDQRLDPSDAMFVDVLHTDMNSFGLRGAHGHIDFYANGGADQPGCPKTIFAGKSYFVCDHQRSMFLYLCALNRTCRLTGYPCSSYSDFLDGRCLQCEAFKPSPCPVLGYDVGQWRDTLLRLGQTKVFFSTTATLPYRKLSYRVDMVTWNQYLRWGVVYIRLHSGRDVTEARIDHKLYRLEQYTSTRLLAQFDEDLPQVQKISLRINTGNVIGPRYKIRLLRIRFTPLGRPERPLMCRFDVIMEENMEVAFRPLSCDSRL; translated from the exons GCCAGGAGGAGAGCGGCGAGGGCGAGCCCTGCGACAACTTCACCGACCTCAACCTGTCGCACTGCCTCATGGGAACCAGCCTGTACGTGCGGCTGCTGCTCTACACCCGCTCCAACCTCGACTGTGGCCGCGAGGtcgaccaccaccacccatcCTCGCAGCCGCTGTTCAACCTGTCCCGCCCCACCGCCTTCGTCATCCACGGCTACCGGCCCACCGGGGCGCCGCCCATCTGGATCGACCACGTGGTGCGCCTGCTGGCCGAGCAGGACGACATGAACGTCATCGTGGTGGACTGGAACAAGGGTGCGGCGAACCTCAACTACTTCACCGCCGTGACCTACACGAGGGAGGCCGCCCACAACCTGACGGGCTTCATCATGACGATGGAG GAGGAAGGAGCGTCTCTGAGCTCCGTGCACCTCCTGGGCGTCAGTCTGGGAGCTCACCTGGCCGGATTCGTGGGCGCAAACCTGAAGGGAAAGATCGGACGCATCACAG GTCTGGACCCGGCAGGTCCGATGTTCACCAGCGCCACGCCGGACCAGAGGCTGGACCCCTCGGACGCCATGTTTGTGGACGTTCTTCACACCGACATGAACT cattCGGACTGAGAGGAGCTCACGGCCACATCGACTTCTATGCCAACGGCGGAGCCGACCAACCGGGGTGTCCCAAAACCATTTttgcag GTAAATCTTACTTTGTGTGTGACCACCAGCGCTCGATGTTTCTGTACTTGTGCGCTCTGAACCGAACCTGCCGCCTCACCGGTTACCCCTGCTCGTCCTACAGCGACTTCCTGGACGGCAGGTGTCTGCAGTGCGAGGCCTTCAAGCCCAGCCCCTGCCCCGTCCTCG GCTACGACGTGGGCCAGTGGAGAGACACTCTGCTGCGACTCGGACAGACCAAGGTCTTCTTCAGCACCACCGCCACGCTGCCCTACAGGA AGCTGAGCTACAGAGTGGACATGGTCACCTGGAACCAGTACCTGCGCTGGGGCGTCGTCTACATCCGACTGCACAGCGGCAGAGACGTCACAGAGGCTCGAATTGACCA TAAGCTGTACCGGCTGGAGCAGTACACCTCGACCCGCCTGCTGGCCCAGTTCGACGAGGATCTGCCGCAGGTCCAGAAGATCTCGCTCCGCATCAACACCGGCAACGTGATCGGGCCCCGGTACAAGATCCGCCTGCTGCGCATCCGCTTCACGCCTCTGGGACGTCCGGAGAG gccGTTGATGTGTCGTTTCGACGTCATCATGGAGGAGAACATGGAGGTGGCGTTTCGACCTCTGTCCTGCGACTCTCGCCTCTGA